In a genomic window of Candidatus Eisenbacteria bacterium:
- the rfbC gene encoding dTDP-4-dehydrorhamnose 3,5-epimerase codes for MKLIPTPIAGCHRIELDVLGDERGSFASVFDVKVLRTVDPGFRIMRGNRSHTRLAGAIRGLHFQREPEAEDKLVQCLRGSIFDVCVDFRPASPTYLRWVGAELSAQNQQLLLIPRGCAHGFQTLVSDCLVEYFVTGRYSPEHEGGLRWDDPALAIAWPLPCSQTSERDKAWPLLGGASASRS; via the coding sequence ATGAAACTGATTCCGACTCCGATAGCCGGCTGTCATCGCATCGAGCTCGACGTCCTCGGCGACGAGCGTGGGAGCTTTGCCTCGGTGTTCGACGTGAAGGTGCTGCGCACCGTCGACCCGGGCTTCCGCATCATGCGTGGAAACCGCTCCCATACCCGGCTCGCGGGCGCGATCCGCGGCCTCCATTTCCAGCGGGAGCCCGAAGCGGAGGACAAGCTGGTTCAGTGTCTGCGCGGCTCGATCTTCGACGTGTGCGTCGACTTCCGGCCGGCGTCCCCCACCTACCTCCGCTGGGTCGGCGCCGAGCTCAGCGCCCAAAACCAGCAGCTCTTGCTGATCCCGAGAGGCTGCGCCCATGGCTTTCAGACCCTGGTGTCGGACTGCCTCGTCGAATACTTCGTCACGGGGAGGTATTCGCCGGAGCACGAAGGCGGCTTGCGGTGGGACGATCCCGCGCTCGCGATCGCCTGGCCGCTACCCTGCTCTCAGACCTCGGAGCGCGACAAGGCGTGGCCGCTGCTGGGCGGCGCTAGCGCTTCCCGGTCTTGA